From Carettochelys insculpta isolate YL-2023 chromosome 22, ASM3395843v1, whole genome shotgun sequence, one genomic window encodes:
- the BAX gene encoding apoptosis regulator BAX — MAAAAESGQGGGGATSDQILQTGAILLQGFIRDRVQRCGDSQAAELGRAALAGPEPPSDENTKRLSECLRRIGDELDKNVELQSMIDRVGTHAPKEVFFRVAAEMFSDGTFNWGRVVALFYFACKLVLKALCTKVPELVRTIVGWTLEYLRDHVLAWIQAQGGWDGLLSYFGTPTWQTITIFAAGVLTASLTIWKMS; from the exons ATGGCGGCGGCCGCGGAGAGCGGCCAGGGGGGTGGTG GGGCCACGTCGGACCAAATCCTGCAGACGGGAGCGATTCTGCTGCAGGG GTTCATCCGGGACCGGGTCCAGCGCTGTGGGGACTCGCAGGCTGCGGAGCTGGGCCGGGCGGCGCTGGCGGGGCCGGAGCCCCCCAGTGACGAGAACACCAAGAGGCTCAGCGAGTGCTTGCGGCGCATTGGGGACGAGCTGGACAAGAATGTGgagctgcagag CATGATCGACCGGGTGGGGACACACGCCCCCAAAGAAGTCTTCTTCCGGGTGGCGGCTGAGATGTTCTCCGACGGGACCTTCAACTGGGGCCGGGTGGTCGCCCTCTTCTACTTCGCCTGCAAGCTGGTGCTTaag gctcTGTGCACCAAGGTCCCGGAGCTGGTGCGGACCATTGTGGGCTGGACCCTGGAGTACCTGCGGGACCATGTGCTGGCCTGGATCCAGGCGCAGGGTGGATGG GACGGCCTGCTCTCCTACTTTGGCACGCCCACCTGGCAGACCATCACCATCTTCGCCGCCGGCGTGCTCACCGCCTCGCTCACCATCTGGAAGATGTCatag
- the SLC6A16 gene encoding orphan sodium- and chloride-dependent neurotransmitter transporter NTT5: MEKVDPELEGASAGELSLGGLPEEPPARPAWSSKAEYILAQVGFSVGLGNIWRFPYLCHQNGGGAFLLLYFLLLLVMGIPLFFLELAAGQSVRQGSIGVWQHLSPRLVGIGFASCVVCGFVSLYYNVIIAWSLFYLGNSFRSVLPWASCPLGPNHSLPEPECTQSSPTTYFWYRRALEVSVSIGDSGGLNPVLVACLLVAWALVCGALIRGIKSSGKVLYFSSLFPYVVLLCFLVRGLLLDGAAEGIRIMFTPKLEIWGDVQVWRQAATQVFFALGLGFGSVIAYSSYNQQRNDCHGDALLVAGLNFLTSLLATLVVFAVLGFRATVLTRACVAGNAEMLARLQEAGALPHLLLPPGGLGALPPPQYSAWYQGLPAELGSALQRHGVTDCQLEDEMNKGVEGTGLAFIAFTEAMTLFPASPFWSVLFFLMLLNLGLSTMLGNMQGILTPLLDRYTPLRRRATLFTVLCCALGFVLGLMFVQRSGSYFVSMFDDYSATLPLVAVVACEAVAVAWVYGADRFLADVEAMLGWRPWRLYSYMWRYGSLLAMLGLLLASLGQICRSTPTYQAWDQAKVEETRVPYPPWALAMLISLIVVAVLPIPLLYLWQLVREQRGRSRQQGAPPGAEPEELEGEAESPADPECPAHGYLPVCTEEPPEGREGASAPLCGERD, translated from the exons ATGGAGAAGGTAGATCCAGAGCTGGAGGGGGCGAGTGCTGGGGAGCTCAGCTTGGGGGGGCTGCCTGAggagccgcccgcccgccccgccTGGAGCAGCAAGGCCGAGTACATCCTGGCACAGGTTGGCTTCTCCGTGGGACTGGGGAACATCTGGCGCTTCCCATACCTCTGCCACCAGAATGGGGGAg gagccttcctcctcctctacttcctgctgctgctggtgatgggcATCCCACTGTTCTTCCTGGAGCTGGCGGCCGGGCAGAGCGTGCGCCAGGGCAGCATTGGGGTCTGGCAGCACCTCAGCCCTCGCCTGGTTGGCATCGGCTTCGCCAGCTGTGTG GTCTGTGGATTTGTTTCTCTCTATTACAATGTGATCATCGCCTGGAGCCTCTTCTACCTGGGTAACTCCTTCCGCTCcgtgctgccctgggccagctgccccctgGGCCCCAACCACAGCCTGCCAG AACCCGagtgcacccagagctccccaaCCACCTACTTCTGGTACCGGCGGGCGCTGGAGGTGAGCGTCTCCATCGGGGACAGCGGGGGCCTGAACCCAGTGCTGGTCGCCTGCCTGCTGGTTGCGTGGGCCCTGGTCTGTGGCGCTCTCATCCGCGGCATCAAATCTTCTGGCAAG gtgctGTATTTCAGTTCCCTCTTCCCCTACGTggtgctgctctgcttcctggtgCGGGGGCTGCTGCTGGACGGGGCGGCCGAGGGCATCCGCATCATGTTCACCCCCAAG CTGGAGATCTGGGGTGACGTGCAGGTCTGGCGCCAGGCGGCCACCCAGGTGTTCTTCGCGCTGGGCCTGGGCTTCGGCAGCGTCATCGCCTACTCCAGCTACAACCAGCAGCGCAACGACTGCCACGGCGACGCCCTGCTCGTGGCTGGGCTCAACTTCCTCACCTCGCTGCTGGCCACGCTGGTCGTCTTTGCCGTGCTGGGCTTCCGGGCCACCGTCCTCACCAGGGCCTGCGTGGCAGG GAATGCAGAGATGCTGGCCcggctgcaggaggctggggccctgccccacctgctgctgccccccgggGGCCTGGGTGCGCTCCCTCCACCGCAGTACAGTGCCTGGTACCAGGGGCTGCCAGCCGAGCTTGGCTCTGCGCTGCAGCGACATGGCGTCACCGACTGCCAGCTGGAGGACGAGATGAACAAG ggcGTGGAGGGCACCGGCCTGGCCTTCATCGCCTTCACCGAGGCCATGACCCTCTTCCCGGCCTCGCCCTTCTGGTCcgtcctcttcttcctcatgctGCTCAACCTGGGGCTCAGCACCATGCTGGGCAACATGCAGGGCATCCTGACCCCGCTGCTGGACCGCTACACCCCCCTGCGCCGCCGTGCCACCCTCTTCACCG tgctgtgctgtgccctgggGTTCGTGCTGGGGCTGATGTTCGTGCAGCGCTCAGGCAGCTACTTCGTCTCCATGTTCGACGActactcagccaccctgcccctggTCGCTGTGGTGGCCTGTGAGGCCGTGGCCGTGGCCTGGGTCTACGGCGCTGACAG GTTCCTGGCGGACGTGGAGGCCATGCTGGGCTGGCGGCCCTGGCGGCTCTACAGCTACATGTGGCGGTAcggcagcctgctggccatgctggggctgctgctggccagcctgGGCCAGATCTGCCGCAGCACCCCCACCTaccaggcctgggaccaggccaag GTGGAGGAGACGCGGGTGCCCTACCCGCCCTGGGCACTGGCCATGCTGATCTCGCTCATCGTGGTGGCGGTGCTgcccatccccctgctctacctGTGGCAGCTGGTGCGGGAGCAGCGGGGGCGGAgccgccagcagggggcgcccccGGGGGCggagccagaggagctggagggggaggCGGAGAGCCCGGCCGACCCCGAGTGCCCGGCCCATGGGTACCTGCCTGTCTGCACGGAGGAGCCCCCCGAGGGGCGCGAAGGGGCCAGCGCCCCCCTGTGTGGGGAGCGGGACTAA